In the genome of Mucisphaera calidilacus, one region contains:
- the mutL gene encoding DNA mismatch repair endonuclease MutL yields the protein MPTIRKLPPVLVNQIAAGEVIERPASVVKELIENSLDAGATRIEVTLEQGGTQLIRVHDDGHGMTGDSLTLALTPHATSKITESEDLESIGTLGFRGEALASIASVARVRITSRPAEQPDADATTIRSEGGSESPPQPCAAPGGTTIEIRDLFFNVPARRKFLRTPGTEYGHCHDAFVRTAMAHPHVHWTLHHNTRTALDLPAASREDRCLAILGNDLAEGLLTFDSPAPPHGDVSVWGLAGMPDIARPTARQQYVYVNGRPVRDRNLGHAIREAYRGLLANDRHPVVIVMVDLPADKVDVNVHPTKAEVRFHEPSAVHGAVLSTIRQRLLGTDLTAPASLERTLAGWSGSPPQPGSSTLSLGTQDASASSEPVRAFVDYFKQMEPVQRRMVMQEVERIEPRAETRPEEPHDHAPLQDGRAYGKSTPILQVHGSYVVTEDDEGLVIVDQHALHERVMFETLLDRVLGEEKPLETQRMLMPVTVAAEPGEIDLLNDLAPLLARVGMEIEPIGPRAVGVHAFPSLLVSRKVEPEPFVRSLLDLAASGKLKADDATAEESALHEVLDLMACKAAVKAGDQLSAEELSSLLEQRDKVERSSRCPHGRPTTLRLSLRDLERQFGRS from the coding sequence GTGCCCACGATCCGCAAACTGCCCCCAGTCCTCGTGAACCAGATCGCCGCCGGGGAGGTGATCGAGCGTCCCGCCTCCGTCGTCAAGGAGCTGATCGAGAACAGCCTCGACGCCGGGGCCACACGCATCGAAGTCACCCTCGAACAGGGCGGAACCCAGCTCATCCGCGTCCACGACGACGGGCATGGCATGACCGGCGACAGCCTCACCCTCGCCCTCACGCCCCACGCCACCAGCAAGATCACCGAATCAGAAGACCTCGAGTCCATCGGCACCCTCGGCTTCCGCGGCGAGGCGCTCGCCTCGATCGCCAGCGTCGCCAGGGTCCGCATCACCAGCCGACCCGCCGAGCAGCCCGACGCCGACGCCACCACCATCCGCAGTGAGGGTGGCTCGGAGTCACCCCCCCAACCCTGCGCCGCGCCGGGCGGGACCACCATCGAGATCCGCGACCTCTTCTTCAACGTCCCCGCACGTCGCAAATTTCTCCGCACACCCGGCACCGAGTACGGCCACTGCCACGACGCCTTCGTGCGCACCGCGATGGCCCACCCCCACGTCCACTGGACCCTGCACCACAACACACGCACCGCCCTCGATCTGCCCGCGGCCAGCCGCGAAGACCGCTGCCTGGCCATCCTCGGCAACGACCTCGCCGAGGGACTGCTGACCTTCGACAGCCCCGCGCCGCCCCACGGCGACGTCAGCGTCTGGGGACTCGCCGGCATGCCCGACATCGCACGACCCACCGCACGCCAGCAGTACGTCTACGTCAACGGCAGGCCCGTCCGCGACCGCAACCTCGGCCACGCCATCCGCGAGGCCTACCGCGGCCTGCTCGCCAACGACAGGCACCCCGTCGTGATCGTGATGGTCGACCTCCCCGCCGACAAGGTCGACGTCAACGTCCACCCCACCAAGGCCGAGGTCCGATTCCACGAGCCCTCCGCGGTCCACGGCGCGGTCCTCTCAACCATCCGCCAGCGTCTGCTCGGCACCGACCTCACCGCGCCCGCCAGCCTCGAACGCACGCTGGCCGGCTGGTCAGGATCGCCCCCGCAGCCCGGCTCTTCGACGCTGAGCCTCGGCACACAGGACGCGAGCGCATCCAGCGAGCCGGTCCGCGCCTTCGTCGACTACTTCAAGCAGATGGAGCCGGTCCAGCGACGCATGGTGATGCAGGAGGTCGAACGCATCGAGCCGCGTGCCGAGACGCGACCGGAAGAACCACACGACCACGCCCCGCTTCAGGACGGCCGTGCCTACGGAAAATCAACCCCGATCCTGCAGGTCCACGGCAGCTACGTCGTGACCGAGGACGACGAGGGACTGGTCATCGTCGACCAGCACGCCCTGCACGAACGGGTCATGTTCGAGACACTCCTCGACCGCGTGCTCGGCGAGGAAAAACCCCTGGAAACCCAGCGGATGCTCATGCCCGTCACCGTCGCCGCCGAGCCGGGCGAGATCGACCTGCTCAACGACCTCGCGCCCCTGCTGGCCCGCGTCGGCATGGAGATCGAGCCGATCGGCCCCCGCGCCGTCGGCGTCCACGCCTTCCCCAGCCTGCTGGTCTCACGCAAAGTCGAACCCGAACCCTTCGTCCGCTCGCTGCTGGACCTGGCCGCCTCGGGCAAACTCAAGGCCGACGACGCCACCGCCGAAGAATCGGCCCTCCACGAGGTTCTCGACCTGATGGCCTGCAAGGCCGCCGTCAAGGCAGGCGACCAACTCTCCGCAGAGGAACTCTCCTCGCTCCTCGAGCAACGCGACAAGGTCGAACGCTCCAGCCGCTGCCCCCACGGACGGCCTACGACGCTCCGACTCTCACTCAGGGACCTCGAGCGTCAATTCGGGCGGTCCTGA
- a CDS encoding SGNH/GDSL hydrolase family protein: MTALNADDVVLFQGDSITDAARDRDRTKANDPEGLGLGYVRMVSARLLTDLPGIRMFNRGVSGDRIEHLRARWRADALELKPSVLSLMIGVNDTWHGLSPDNNEVPTPYDVFEETYRLILDQLREAVPELRLLLAEPFVLPCGAGQDLPMRSNLDPRREIVHKLATEYDATLIHYQDVFDEALERAEATYWAEDGVHPSLAGHRLMADAWLAAAAEL; the protein is encoded by the coding sequence ATGACCGCTCTCAACGCCGATGATGTTGTGCTCTTCCAGGGGGATTCGATCACCGATGCGGCGCGCGATCGGGATCGGACGAAGGCGAATGACCCCGAGGGGCTGGGGCTGGGATACGTGCGGATGGTCAGCGCCCGCCTGCTGACCGACCTGCCGGGCATCCGCATGTTCAACCGGGGCGTCAGCGGCGACCGGATCGAGCACCTGCGTGCCCGGTGGCGGGCTGATGCGCTGGAGCTCAAGCCGTCGGTGCTGAGCCTGATGATCGGCGTGAACGACACGTGGCACGGCCTGTCGCCGGACAACAACGAGGTTCCGACGCCCTACGACGTCTTCGAGGAGACGTATCGGCTGATTCTCGATCAGCTTCGCGAAGCGGTGCCCGAGTTGCGGCTGCTGCTGGCCGAGCCGTTCGTGCTGCCGTGTGGCGCGGGTCAGGACCTGCCGATGCGGAGTAATCTTGATCCCCGTCGGGAGATCGTGCACAAGCTGGCCACGGAGTACGACGCGACGCTGATCCACTACCAGGACGTATTTGACGAGGCGCTGGAGCGTGCCGAGGCGACGTACTGGGCCGAGGATGGCGTGCACCCGAGTCTGGCCGGTCACCGGTTGATGGCCGACGCGTGGCTGGCCGCTGCAGCGGAGCTCTGA
- the rsmA gene encoding 16S rRNA (adenine(1518)-N(6)/adenine(1519)-N(6))-dimethyltransferase RsmA yields the protein MTPDEPSVQRLLAMSGLHPKKALGQNFLIDRHHLQRIVEAAELSRGDRVVEVGPGTGVLTACLLEAGVSVVAVEFDRDLEPLLRERFGEDGERFRLIIGDALDGKHGLNPGLLEAVGDQAFSMVANLPYQIASPLLINLAIQTPGMRRAVVMIQREVADRIAAGPGSKTYGVLSILLQAAFEVEKISRVPPGCFYPSPKIDSAVIRLRRLAEPRVGDLEGFGCFLHRLFSQRRKQVGSVLGRDLAWPDGLTPESRPEQIGIDDLVRLYKVVLDQGNKRG from the coding sequence ATGACACCCGATGAGCCGAGCGTCCAGCGGCTGCTGGCGATGTCCGGGCTGCACCCGAAGAAGGCGCTCGGTCAGAACTTTCTGATTGACAGGCATCACCTCCAGCGCATCGTTGAGGCGGCGGAGTTGTCGCGTGGTGATCGTGTGGTCGAGGTCGGTCCGGGTACGGGTGTGCTGACCGCGTGTCTGCTCGAAGCCGGTGTCAGCGTCGTCGCGGTGGAGTTCGACCGTGATCTCGAGCCGCTGCTGCGCGAGCGCTTCGGCGAAGACGGTGAGCGATTCAGGCTGATCATCGGCGATGCGCTCGACGGCAAGCACGGTCTGAATCCGGGTCTGCTTGAGGCGGTCGGTGATCAAGCCTTCTCGATGGTGGCGAACCTGCCGTACCAGATCGCGTCGCCGTTGCTGATCAACCTGGCGATCCAGACGCCGGGGATGCGGCGGGCGGTCGTGATGATCCAGAGGGAAGTGGCGGACCGGATTGCTGCGGGCCCGGGGAGCAAGACGTATGGCGTGCTGAGCATCCTGCTGCAGGCGGCGTTCGAGGTCGAGAAGATCAGCCGCGTGCCGCCGGGCTGTTTCTATCCGTCCCCTAAGATCGATTCCGCGGTGATCCGACTCAGGCGGCTGGCCGAGCCGCGGGTTGGGGATCTTGAGGGGTTTGGGTGCTTTCTGCACCGGCTCTTTTCGCAGCGGCGCAAGCAGGTCGGATCGGTACTGGGCCGCGATCTCGCGTGGCCCGATGGCTTGACGCCAGAGTCTCGGCCGGAGCAGATCGGGATTGACGACCTGGTCCGGCTTTACAAGGTTGTGCTGGATCAGGGGAACAAGCGAGGCTAG
- a CDS encoding glycosyltransferase family 2 protein, with the protein MPKTLVAIPVYNEQKYVEPVLSRVSAFANDVLVVDDGSSDETPTLLAKQPVDVIRHKTNLGYGRSIRDAFRWAQCYRYDWLITMDCDEQHEPSSLPDFYNAIEQDGADVLSGSRYLDPEVSGDPPPADRRAINTEVTRWVNERLGLQITDAFCGFKAYRVSALKSFTLDVDGYAIPLQFWVQSAAAGLRVTEVPIRLIYNDPTRSFGGPLDDPTTRLDHYREVFRDEIAKHPELVRASACSCVAG; encoded by the coding sequence ATGCCTAAGACGCTGGTGGCGATCCCCGTTTACAACGAACAGAAGTATGTCGAGCCGGTCCTCAGCCGGGTGAGTGCGTTCGCCAACGACGTCCTGGTTGTGGACGATGGCTCGTCCGACGAGACGCCGACGCTGCTGGCGAAACAGCCGGTGGACGTGATCCGACACAAGACCAACCTCGGCTACGGGCGGTCGATCCGCGATGCGTTCCGGTGGGCACAGTGCTATCGATACGACTGGCTGATCACGATGGACTGCGACGAGCAGCACGAGCCGTCGAGCCTGCCGGATTTCTACAACGCGATCGAGCAGGACGGTGCCGACGTGCTCTCGGGCAGCCGTTATCTCGATCCGGAGGTTTCGGGCGACCCGCCTCCCGCCGATCGGCGTGCGATCAACACGGAGGTCACGCGTTGGGTCAACGAGCGGCTCGGCCTTCAGATCACCGATGCGTTCTGCGGTTTCAAGGCGTATCGTGTTTCGGCGCTCAAGAGTTTTACGCTGGATGTGGACGGTTACGCGATCCCGCTCCAGTTCTGGGTGCAGTCCGCGGCGGCGGGGCTTCGCGTGACCGAGGTGCCGATCCGGCTTATTTATAACGACCCGACCCGGAGTTTCGGCGGGCCGCTGGACGACCCGACCACGCGGCTGGATCATTACCGCGAGGTGTTCCGCGATGAGATCGCCAAGCACCCGGAACTCGTGCGTGCCTCTGCCTGTTCCTGTGTGGCCGGATAA
- the larB gene encoding nickel pincer cofactor biosynthesis protein LarB: MSQTQAPIDEVLDALSRGEIDQAEARERLLSLQARPLGFATLDLDRPRRCGAAEVIFAEGKTPEQVVAIVRTLREQGGCVLATRCTDEQVAMVQSAFGGNDQLLVDALARTIIVGDPPAPADAAPVCIVTAGTSDLPVAREALSTCVAYGQPAELIVDVGVAGLHRLLGRLDTIKRSSVVITVAGMEAALPSVMGGLIEAPIIAVPTSVGYGSHFEGLAALLSCLNACASGIATVNIDNGFGAAVMACRINALAHPNTVEAS; this comes from the coding sequence ATGAGTCAGACCCAAGCGCCGATCGACGAGGTACTGGACGCCCTGAGTCGGGGTGAGATTGATCAGGCTGAGGCACGCGAGCGGCTGTTGTCGTTGCAGGCGCGTCCGCTGGGCTTTGCGACACTCGATCTGGATCGGCCCCGGCGGTGCGGTGCGGCGGAGGTGATCTTTGCCGAGGGCAAGACGCCCGAGCAAGTGGTCGCCATCGTACGGACGCTGCGTGAGCAGGGCGGCTGCGTGTTAGCCACGCGGTGCACGGATGAACAGGTGGCGATGGTGCAGTCGGCCTTTGGAGGGAATGATCAGCTGCTGGTTGATGCGCTAGCTCGTACGATCATCGTGGGGGATCCGCCTGCCCCGGCCGATGCTGCGCCGGTTTGTATCGTGACCGCGGGGACCAGCGACCTGCCCGTAGCACGCGAAGCGTTGAGCACCTGCGTGGCCTATGGTCAGCCGGCCGAGTTGATCGTGGACGTCGGCGTCGCCGGTTTGCACCGCCTGCTGGGACGACTCGACACGATCAAGCGGAGCAGCGTGGTGATCACGGTCGCGGGGATGGAGGCGGCTCTGCCCAGTGTCATGGGAGGGCTGATCGAGGCTCCGATCATCGCGGTGCCGACGAGTGTCGGCTACGGCTCGCACTTCGAGGGCCTCGCTGCGCTGCTGAGTTGCCTCAACGCCTGCGCGTCGGGGATCGCGACGGTCAACATCGACAACGGCTTCGGTGCGGCGGTGATGGCCTGCCGGATCAACGCCCTGGCACACCCGAACACGGTTGAGGCATCATGA
- a CDS encoding NAD(P)H-hydrate dehydratase, with product MTQADLPPMPLRPEDGHKGTFGTVIVVGGSVGMIGAPALAATAAFRVGVGLVRIAAPAGVLHHAVGLEPSATGFVLPDEPGEALAAIDRADPEQQAVLAIGPGMGMSRSTQEIVEALLAHQPRAVVLDADGLNALAALCARSCLAGGTLPSRLVLTPHPGEFGRLASALHIKGSATDPDQRPAAAQALAEQLAATVVLKGNRSVVAATCNRVAINQTGNAVMAAGGSGDVLTGVIAGLLAQGMDPYNAARLGAHLHGLSADLWRERNTDRGMLARELADGLTRAIGAYAS from the coding sequence ATGACGCAAGCCGATCTCCCCCCCATGCCGCTTCGCCCGGAGGACGGCCACAAGGGCACGTTCGGCACGGTGATCGTGGTAGGCGGATCGGTCGGGATGATCGGTGCGCCGGCGCTTGCTGCGACGGCTGCCTTCCGCGTGGGCGTTGGTCTGGTTCGGATCGCGGCACCGGCTGGGGTTCTGCATCACGCGGTGGGGCTGGAACCGAGTGCGACCGGATTCGTGCTGCCGGATGAGCCGGGCGAAGCGCTGGCTGCGATCGATCGAGCCGACCCCGAGCAGCAGGCGGTGCTGGCGATCGGCCCGGGGATGGGGATGTCGCGATCGACGCAGGAGATCGTGGAGGCGTTGCTGGCTCATCAGCCGCGTGCGGTGGTGCTTGATGCCGACGGGCTCAACGCTCTGGCGGCCCTCTGCGCTCGCTCCTGTCTGGCGGGCGGGACGCTGCCGAGTCGTCTGGTTCTCACGCCTCACCCCGGTGAGTTTGGAAGGCTCGCGTCTGCGTTGCACATCAAGGGTTCGGCGACCGATCCGGATCAGCGGCCCGCGGCGGCGCAGGCGCTCGCGGAACAACTCGCGGCGACGGTGGTGCTCAAGGGCAACCGGAGCGTGGTCGCGGCGACTTGCAACCGCGTGGCCATCAATCAGACCGGGAACGCCGTCATGGCCGCGGGGGGATCGGGCGACGTGCTGACCGGCGTTATCGCGGGGCTGCTCGCGCAGGGGATGGATCCCTACAACGCCGCTCGTTTAGGTGCGCATCTTCACGGTCTGTCGGCTGATCTCTGGCGGGAACGCAACACCGACCGCGGCATGCTGGCCCGGGAGTTGGCCGACGGTCTCACGCGGGCCATCGGCGCCTATGCGTCGTAA
- a CDS encoding helix-turn-helix transcriptional regulator: MAGTRLPRLLRLITLLQSGQAQNPDQLAEELGVHRRTVFRDLDLLRKAGIPCFFDQGDGYRVAERFFLPPVNLTIPETLGLLLLGKSAEGSRDQPLGSDSVSAIRKLISAVPEPMRSACLDVMSNVTVQPSARVPGDVETRYHRILQSCIDEGRICRIRYRPARADEDLELELHPYALHFAARAWYVYGWTPHFDDVRVFKLVRLGGVELTESYFTPPRDFKVADKIGKAWLLIPEGKVYKIELRFAPRVARNVMEVSWHPSQKQSLRRDGWATVRFEVDGLGEIAWWVCGYADQVRVIKPKKLADMVCAMHQRAAAGYDA; the protein is encoded by the coding sequence GTGGCCGGCACGCGACTACCGAGACTGCTGCGACTCATCACGCTGCTGCAGTCCGGTCAGGCCCAGAACCCCGATCAACTCGCCGAGGAGCTGGGCGTCCACCGGCGCACCGTCTTCCGCGACCTCGACCTGCTCCGCAAGGCAGGCATACCCTGCTTCTTCGATCAGGGCGACGGCTACCGCGTCGCGGAACGCTTCTTCCTCCCGCCGGTCAACCTGACAATCCCCGAGACACTCGGCCTGCTGCTGCTGGGCAAGTCGGCGGAGGGCAGCCGGGATCAGCCGCTCGGCTCCGACTCCGTCTCGGCCATCCGCAAGCTCATCAGCGCCGTCCCCGAGCCGATGCGCAGCGCCTGCCTCGACGTCATGAGCAATGTCACCGTCCAGCCCTCGGCACGCGTGCCCGGCGATGTCGAGACCCGTTACCACCGGATCCTGCAGAGCTGTATCGACGAAGGACGGATCTGCCGCATCCGGTACCGCCCCGCCCGAGCGGACGAGGACCTCGAACTCGAACTGCACCCCTACGCCCTGCACTTCGCCGCCCGGGCCTGGTACGTCTACGGCTGGACACCTCACTTCGACGACGTGCGTGTCTTCAAGCTCGTGAGACTCGGCGGCGTCGAACTCACCGAGTCTTACTTCACGCCGCCGCGCGATTTCAAAGTCGCCGACAAGATCGGCAAAGCGTGGCTGCTGATCCCCGAGGGCAAGGTCTACAAGATCGAGCTGCGGTTCGCGCCACGCGTCGCCCGCAACGTCATGGAGGTCTCCTGGCACCCGAGCCAGAAGCAGTCGCTCCGACGCGACGGCTGGGCAACCGTGCGCTTCGAGGTCGACGGGCTGGGAGAGATCGCGTGGTGGGTCTGCGGGTACGCCGATCAGGTCCGTGTCATCAAGCCGAAAAAACTCGCGGACATGGTGTGCGCCATGCACCAGCGTGCCGCAGCCGGTTACGACGCATAG
- a CDS encoding hotdog family protein — protein MRWIWIDRITELLPGQRCVAVKCVSAAEEVLHDHFPADEQRAPDPMMPHSLLIEGMAQTAGIMVGHHGGFKEKVILAKINRASFETTAPPGHVVRFTATLDRYDDMGASTSGTLDLIDPASPDSATPLGRVDLMFSHVDQNRAGLAFPEENFVFTSQFMDLLDRSGIPRP, from the coding sequence GTGCGCTGGATCTGGATCGACCGGATCACGGAACTCCTGCCCGGGCAGCGCTGCGTCGCGGTCAAGTGTGTCTCCGCCGCGGAAGAAGTCCTGCACGACCACTTCCCCGCCGACGAACAGCGTGCCCCCGACCCCATGATGCCCCACTCCCTGCTGATCGAGGGCATGGCCCAGACCGCCGGGATCATGGTCGGGCACCACGGCGGGTTCAAGGAAAAAGTCATCCTGGCGAAAATCAACCGGGCCTCCTTCGAGACGACCGCCCCGCCCGGGCACGTCGTGCGTTTTACCGCGACCCTCGACCGCTACGACGACATGGGCGCTTCGACCTCGGGAACACTCGACCTGATCGACCCCGCGTCGCCCGACTCCGCAACCCCGCTCGGCCGCGTCGACCTGATGTTCAGCCACGTCGACCAGAACCGGGCCGGCCTGGCCTTCCCCGAAGAGAACTTCGTCTTCACCAGTCAGTTCATGGACCTGCTCGATCGAAGCGGCATCCCGAGGCCCTGA
- a CDS encoding acyl carrier protein encodes MAMSTDEVFDKVRTVLEDALGVDPDEVTPEATLGPDLGAESIDFLDIAFRLEKEFGIKIDQTEMMPSDVLNDAKYVQDGKLTDAGIAELKEKMPHADLTDLEASREVDDFAKVFTVEAIVKFVETKLNQAA; translated from the coding sequence ATGGCGATGAGCACGGACGAAGTCTTCGACAAGGTGCGCACGGTTCTTGAAGATGCCCTCGGCGTTGATCCGGACGAGGTGACGCCCGAGGCGACACTCGGACCCGACCTCGGTGCCGAATCGATCGACTTTCTCGATATCGCATTCCGCCTCGAGAAAGAGTTCGGCATCAAGATCGATCAGACCGAGATGATGCCCAGCGACGTCCTCAACGACGCCAAGTACGTCCAGGACGGCAAGCTCACCGACGCCGGCATCGCCGAACTCAAAGAGAAAATGCCCCACGCCGACCTGACCGACCTCGAAGCCTCACGCGAGGTCGACGACTTCGCCAAGGTCTTCACGGTGGAGGCGATCGTCAAGTTCGTCGAAACCAAGCTCAACCAGGCCGCCTGA
- a CDS encoding 3-hydroxyacyl-ACP dehydratase FabZ family protein, whose product MRFELIDRVLEQGPDGVVAIKNVTAAEEYLGDHFPGFPVLPGVMMVEAMVQAGRRLAGVLGMDERLVIAEVRNVRFAAMVRPGQTLRVTVKPRKQADGRLECEGRGEVEGEMAVSGRFTLSKPAPAGV is encoded by the coding sequence ATGAGGTTTGAACTGATTGACCGGGTGCTGGAGCAGGGGCCGGATGGCGTCGTGGCGATCAAGAACGTTACCGCGGCGGAGGAGTACCTCGGCGACCACTTTCCGGGATTCCCGGTGCTGCCCGGCGTCATGATGGTCGAGGCGATGGTGCAGGCCGGCCGCAGGCTCGCGGGTGTCCTGGGCATGGACGAACGACTCGTCATCGCGGAGGTGCGCAACGTCCGCTTCGCCGCCATGGTCCGACCCGGCCAGACGCTCCGGGTCACGGTCAAGCCCCGCAAGCAGGCCGACGGCCGACTCGAGTGCGAGGGCCGTGGCGAGGTCGAGGGAGAAATGGCCGTCTCCGGCCGATTCACCCTGAGCAAGCCCGCGCCGGCTGGCGTGTGA
- the cyaB gene encoding class IV adenylate cyclase, with amino-acid sequence MHIEIEAKMKIVDMASIRERLRALGARQTGEFEETNIYFDTEDHTLKAYDQGLRIRISRDCGSDVTTVYITHKGPRSHGGLKRRSETEVHVQSAENAAALLIELGYGPSLTFEKKREYWQLDQTHVMLDTLPLIGPWIEIEGKTEADVIAVREQLELDDAPLIKASYAGMLRTYAIENAMREDVFRFEEVAAG; translated from the coding sequence ATGCACATCGAAATCGAAGCCAAGATGAAGATCGTCGACATGGCGTCGATCCGCGAACGCCTCCGAGCCCTCGGCGCCCGCCAGACCGGCGAGTTCGAGGAAACCAACATCTACTTCGACACCGAGGACCACACCCTCAAGGCCTACGACCAGGGGCTGCGGATCCGCATCAGCCGCGACTGCGGCAGCGACGTCACCACCGTCTACATCACCCACAAGGGGCCGCGTTCCCACGGCGGGCTCAAGCGGCGCAGCGAGACCGAAGTCCACGTCCAGTCGGCCGAGAACGCTGCGGCGCTGCTGATCGAACTCGGCTACGGCCCCAGCCTGACCTTCGAGAAAAAACGCGAGTACTGGCAACTCGACCAGACCCACGTCATGCTCGACACCCTGCCGCTGATCGGGCCCTGGATCGAGATCGAGGGCAAGACCGAGGCCGACGTCATCGCCGTACGCGAGCAGCTGGAACTGGATGATGCGCCGCTGATCAAGGCCAGCTATGCCGGGATGCTCCGCACCTACGCCATCGAGAACGCGATGCGCGAGGACGTCTTCCGCTTCGAGGAAGTCGCGGCCGGCTGA
- a CDS encoding HEAT repeat domain-containing protein, with amino-acid sequence MAISLSTRRQRLSAIRKASNRLALSSLITAIDLADDAERAELVDLALVRPQKSTLLGLIRRFDQLAPSQADRLCTLLDERPALLREALRANVSQLRAGSLRVLDRMNDPRLLDLLRSPLNDDRPAIREEAQRLLRNWVRLACAPDADQERSAETARTVGSMFAALPQASHGPLAWALAVAGPRLGREVRQQIQRAPRLRVMVLRDLLAESGDELVRDRLDWWVGIPEVAPGATQGLRSAMGQTIAFRHGECLVPRQTRRGTISSKASLEEVARRFGPGVMSSVASDPGRRPEERVGLLADLITHGSTPLRSLALRHLIELSAICPAAERVIERLLHSDNAQLARSAMVWLMNHARDPKAVSRALSSPHAEVRSMAGTRMAPGLFERLVTQWNRLSTEERRSRGGTLRRIDDQLEQRVDGLLRRSPQSRRLLAVSMIRVLGMTAEFEPRLRALAASTDEKLASAAVSALGDLKTTTSRKAVAGALAHKDGRVRANAIEALGTPKTRPHTETILKLTAEGHNRVRANAIASLMGTRHEVRALDRLRTMLSDTREKHRMSAIWVARTHHIESLAPRLVEMASGDPSVAIRKRAHDAIGDVIARIEKQTTDTAKLMGAA; translated from the coding sequence ATGGCAATTAGCCTTTCAACAAGACGGCAACGACTTAGTGCGATCCGAAAGGCATCCAACAGGCTAGCTCTGTCGTCTCTGATCACGGCGATTGACCTCGCTGACGACGCCGAACGGGCAGAACTGGTCGACCTCGCACTCGTTCGCCCGCAGAAGTCGACGCTGCTGGGGCTGATCAGGCGTTTTGACCAATTGGCTCCGTCCCAGGCCGACCGCCTGTGCACACTGCTCGATGAACGCCCGGCCCTGCTGCGTGAGGCCCTCAGGGCCAACGTGTCGCAGTTGCGAGCCGGCAGCCTGCGCGTTCTCGACCGGATGAACGACCCGAGACTGCTGGACCTGCTCCGATCCCCCCTGAACGACGACCGCCCCGCTATCCGCGAGGAAGCCCAACGCCTGCTCCGGAACTGGGTGCGGCTGGCATGCGCCCCCGACGCGGATCAGGAACGCTCCGCCGAGACGGCGCGGACCGTCGGCTCCATGTTCGCGGCCCTGCCACAAGCCTCGCACGGGCCACTGGCCTGGGCACTGGCCGTCGCAGGCCCGCGTCTCGGTCGCGAGGTCAGGCAGCAGATCCAGCGTGCTCCCCGGCTGCGCGTCATGGTCCTGCGTGACCTGCTCGCCGAGTCGGGTGACGAACTCGTCCGCGACCGACTCGACTGGTGGGTCGGCATCCCCGAGGTGGCACCCGGCGCAACACAGGGCCTGCGTTCGGCGATGGGCCAGACCATCGCGTTCCGACACGGCGAGTGCCTGGTCCCCCGCCAGACAAGGCGTGGCACGATCAGCAGCAAGGCGTCGCTGGAGGAAGTCGCCAGGCGATTCGGGCCGGGCGTGATGTCGAGCGTCGCATCGGACCCCGGCCGCCGTCCCGAAGAGCGTGTCGGCCTGCTCGCCGACCTGATCACCCACGGGTCCACACCGCTTCGCAGCTTGGCCCTGCGACACCTGATCGAACTCTCGGCGATCTGCCCGGCAGCAGAGCGTGTCATCGAACGCCTGCTGCACAGCGACAACGCACAACTGGCTCGGTCGGCGATGGTCTGGCTGATGAACCACGCCCGTGACCCGAAGGCCGTCTCGCGGGCGCTGAGCAGCCCGCACGCCGAGGTGCGTTCCATGGCCGGGACACGGATGGCACCGGGCCTCTTCGAGCGTCTCGTCACGCAATGGAACCGTCTCTCGACCGAAGAGCGGCGGAGCCGTGGGGGCACGCTCAGGCGGATCGACGACCAGCTCGAACAGCGCGTCGATGGCCTGCTCCGACGTTCGCCTCAATCCCGGCGTCTGCTCGCGGTCTCCATGATCCGCGTGCTGGGAATGACGGCAGAGTTCGAACCGCGCCTGCGTGCGCTGGCGGCCTCCACCGATGAGAAACTGGCGTCCGCCGCGGTCTCGGCGCTCGGCGACCTCAAGACCACAACCAGCCGAAAGGCCGTCGCGGGAGCTTTGGCCCACAAGGACGGACGCGTCCGAGCCAACGCCATCGAGGCGCTGGGCACACCGAAGACCAGGCCACACACCGAGACGATCCTCAAACTCACGGCCGAGGGCCACAACCGTGTCCGCGCCAACGCCATCGCCTCCTTGATGGGCACCCGGCATGAAGTGCGGGCGCTCGATCGGCTGCGGACCATGCTCTCAGACACGCGTGAGAAACACCGGATGTCGGCGATCTGGGTCGCTAGAACCCACCACATCGAGTCACTAGCGCCACGGCTGGTCGAGATGGCCAGCGGCGACCCCTCGGTCGCGATCCGCAAGCGTGCCCACGACGCGATCGGCGACGTGATCGCACGGATCGAGAAGCAGACCACCGACACGGCCAAGCTCATGGGGGCCGCATGA